TAATAATCCCGACGCAGCAATCGGTATACCCAGGGAATTATAAAATAGAGCCCAAAAAAGATTCTGTTTAATATTACGCATGGTAGCCTTACTTAATTTAATACTAGCTGGCACACCTTGTAAATCATCACCCAAAAGGGTAATATCAGCGGCTTCCATAG
Above is a window of Clostridia bacterium DNA encoding:
- a CDS encoding heavy metal translocating P-type ATPase produces the protein MEAADITLLGDDLQGVPASIKLSKATMRNIKQNLFWALFYNSLGIPIAASGLLNPVFAGAAMALSSLTVVLNALRLRNWHY